Proteins from a single region of Acidianus ambivalens:
- a CDS encoding formate--phosphoribosylaminoimidazolecarboxamide ligase — MIISTLGSHSSLQILHGAKKEGFTTNVITDKNRENFYKRFNFIDEVRSYNSLDDALDLINKNNEESVFIPHGSLIEYLGMDRVKRIKTPIFGNRNLFEWEANQHKKMSLLKMAKIKIPESFESPEDVDRLVIVKLLGAKGGKGYFIAKNKEEVKEGLNKLLEAKLIKSIDEVIIQEYVIGIPMYFHFFYSPIFKRVEITGMDIRYETNVDGLRRLPTNLINVDPTFVVAGNIPVIARESILPKAFEYAENFVNTVKENVPPGMIGPFCLESIVTDSLDIVVFEFSGRIVAGTNLYVEGSPYSWLYWDEPMSVGRRIAREIKIAKLENKLGEVTT; from the coding sequence ATGATAATTAGTACCCTAGGTAGCCATTCTTCTTTACAAATTTTACATGGCGCAAAAAAAGAAGGTTTCACAACAAATGTGATTACTGATAAAAATAGGGAAAATTTCTATAAAAGATTCAATTTTATTGATGAAGTAAGAAGTTATAATAGTTTAGATGATGCGCTAGATCTAATAAACAAGAATAATGAAGAAAGTGTATTCATACCACATGGTAGCCTTATAGAGTATTTAGGAATGGATAGAGTAAAAAGAATTAAAACTCCAATATTTGGAAATAGGAACTTGTTTGAATGGGAAGCTAATCAGCATAAAAAAATGAGTTTATTAAAAATGGCTAAGATAAAAATTCCAGAGTCATTTGAAAGTCCAGAAGATGTTGATAGATTAGTTATAGTAAAGTTACTTGGTGCTAAAGGTGGGAAAGGTTATTTTATAGCAAAAAATAAGGAGGAAGTAAAAGAAGGTCTTAATAAATTACTTGAGGCTAAACTTATTAAATCTATAGATGAAGTAATAATTCAAGAATACGTAATAGGAATACCAATGTATTTTCACTTCTTTTATAGTCCTATTTTTAAAAGAGTAGAAATAACTGGAATGGATATCAGATATGAAACTAACGTAGATGGATTAAGAAGATTACCAACAAATCTTATTAATGTAGACCCAACATTTGTTGTAGCAGGCAATATTCCAGTTATAGCTAGAGAAAGCATATTACCTAAGGCATTTGAATACGCTGAAAATTTCGTAAATACCGTAAAAGAAAATGTTCCACCTGGCATGATAGGACCATTCTGTTTAGAATCAATTGTAACAGATAGTTTAGACATAGTAGTATTCGAATTTTCTGGAAGGATAGTTGCAGGTACAAATTTATATGTAGAAGGTAGCCCATATAGTTGGCTTTATTGGGACGAGCCAATGAGTGTAGGTAGAAGGATTGCAAGAGAGATTAAAATAGCCAAGCTTGAAAATAAACTTGGTGAAGTTACAACTTGA
- a CDS encoding formate--phosphoribosylaminoimidazolecarboxamide ligase family protein, which translates to MIKISALASHSALDVFDGAKDEGFSTIALCKKGRERPYLEFKRIVDECILLNDFKEIPSESVQQKLISENAIIVPNRSLAVYVGYDNLENMKVKFFGNRKMLRWEERKGEKNYYKLLDKAKIRRPRIYTPDNIDSAVIVKLPESKRRVERGFFFAKNKEDFDKKLEELEKDGIIDEESIKEMVIEEFILGAYFNVNYFYSPIFNRTEIISIDRRIQSDWDEFYKLPADIQLSLNRTPRLIEVGHEPATIRESLLEKLFEIGYAFVEATQKLEPPGIIGPFTLQLSVTPGLDIVVFDVAPRIGGGTNAYMGIGSQYSKLYFGKPISLGRRIAIEIKEAMNRSLEEKVIF; encoded by the coding sequence TTGATTAAAATCTCAGCCTTAGCTAGTCACTCGGCTTTAGATGTATTTGATGGGGCTAAGGACGAAGGTTTTAGCACAATTGCGTTATGTAAGAAAGGGAGAGAAAGACCATATTTAGAGTTTAAAAGAATAGTAGACGAATGTATTTTACTAAACGATTTTAAAGAAATACCGTCAGAAAGCGTTCAACAAAAACTAATTTCTGAAAATGCAATTATAGTACCAAATAGAAGTCTTGCTGTTTATGTTGGTTACGATAATCTAGAGAATATGAAGGTAAAATTTTTTGGTAATAGAAAAATGCTTAGATGGGAAGAAAGAAAGGGCGAAAAGAACTATTATAAATTGTTAGACAAAGCAAAAATTAGAAGACCTAGAATTTATACTCCAGATAATATAGATTCTGCGGTTATAGTAAAACTTCCAGAATCAAAAAGACGTGTAGAAAGAGGATTCTTTTTTGCTAAGAATAAGGAAGATTTTGATAAAAAACTAGAGGAACTAGAAAAGGACGGAATAATAGATGAAGAAAGCATAAAGGAAATGGTAATAGAAGAATTCATATTAGGAGCATATTTTAATGTTAATTATTTCTATAGTCCTATTTTCAATAGGACAGAAATTATTAGTATAGATAGAAGAATACAAAGTGATTGGGACGAATTCTATAAACTACCTGCTGATATTCAACTTAGTTTAAATAGAACTCCTAGACTTATAGAAGTTGGCCACGAGCCAGCTACTATAAGAGAAAGCTTACTTGAGAAGTTGTTTGAAATAGGATATGCGTTTGTAGAAGCTACACAAAAACTTGAACCGCCTGGAATAATAGGTCCTTTTACTTTACAGCTTTCAGTAACTCCAGGCTTAGATATAGTAGTTTTTGACGTGGCACCAAGAATTGGCGGAGGAACTAATGCTTATATGGGGATAGGTAGTCAATATTCGAAGCTATATTTCGGCAAACCAATAAGTTTAGGTAGAAGGATAGCTATAGAAATTAAAGAAGCTATGAATAGGTCATTAGAAGAGAAGGTTATTTTTTAA
- a CDS encoding adenylosuccinate synthetase, protein MLNILVGGFYGDEGKGKIASYLSLKDSPHIAVRTGSMNAGHTVCYNNNKWKIRIIPSAFVNKSTKLMLGPGALTSITELIKELKETNSEDRFFMDYHVGIITEKEIYEERNDENLMKSVGSTGQGVGYAEAKRILRILKLAKDYPELSKYTIDVPNTLIEEIEKGSEILAEGTQGTYLSLYHGEYPYVTSRNTTSSGILSEIGIGPKYVKDIIIVFKSFVTRVGNGPLEGELSEEEAEKLGLIEIATVTGRKRRVAPFNVKLAKKAIQLNTATQIAITKLDALFKDAYKVREYEKLPNEAKKWIEDLEDQLKVPITLIGTGEDAMDTIDLRKEKLGE, encoded by the coding sequence ATGCTTAATATTCTTGTTGGCGGATTCTACGGAGACGAAGGTAAAGGTAAAATAGCATCTTACTTATCACTTAAGGATTCACCACATATTGCTGTAAGAACAGGATCTATGAATGCAGGGCACACTGTATGTTATAATAATAATAAATGGAAAATAAGGATAATTCCTTCAGCATTTGTAAATAAATCTACTAAACTAATGCTTGGGCCAGGTGCATTAACTTCTATAACGGAATTAATTAAGGAACTTAAGGAAACAAACTCAGAAGATAGATTCTTCATGGATTATCACGTAGGTATCATAACTGAAAAAGAGATTTATGAAGAAAGAAATGATGAAAACCTAATGAAATCAGTAGGGAGTACAGGGCAAGGAGTAGGATACGCTGAAGCAAAAAGGATATTAAGAATATTAAAGCTTGCAAAAGATTATCCAGAGCTTTCAAAATATACAATAGATGTGCCTAATACATTAATTGAAGAAATAGAAAAAGGAAGTGAAATCTTAGCTGAAGGGACTCAAGGTACATATTTAAGTTTGTATCATGGCGAATATCCTTATGTAACTAGTAGGAATACTACTTCGTCTGGCATACTTAGCGAGATAGGAATAGGACCAAAATATGTAAAAGATATAATAATTGTATTTAAATCATTTGTAACTAGAGTAGGGAATGGTCCATTAGAAGGAGAGTTAAGCGAAGAAGAAGCCGAAAAATTAGGTCTAATTGAAATTGCAACTGTAACTGGAAGAAAGAGAAGAGTTGCACCATTTAATGTCAAATTAGCAAAGAAAGCAATTCAATTAAATACAGCAACACAAATTGCAATAACAAAGCTGGATGCGTTATTTAAGGATGCGTATAAAGTAAGAGAGTACGAAAAATTACCTAACGAAGCCAAAAAATGGATAGAAGATCTAGAGGATCAACTTAAAGTGCCAATAACTCTCATAGGTACTGGAGAAGATGCTATGGACACAATAGATCTTAGAAAAGAGAAATTGGGTGAGTAA
- a CDS encoding NAD(P)/FAD-dependent oxidoreductase codes for MMYDVVIIGGGPAGLFAAYELANALQGKSDYKILLVDKGVRASKRSCPLLTPKEKCTFCNPCHINYGIGGAGTFSSGIINLRPDIGGDLHELMRSWDAAQQLINYVDEIFVKFGAPKDRLFKPDPEKTKEIQKKAAKVGAEFVPIVQRHIGTDKSPQVIENLTNYIEQNGIKISELTDVYQIEKTGNSFNLKTSKGEIESKIVLVAPGRAGAKWFYEQTKRLGVDTVPGPLDIGVRVEVESFVMDELTSAVWDPKIIMYSKKYDDKVRTFCVNPRGFIMKEVYDDGTIGVNGETYVDRKSNNTNFAFLATIKLSDPLEDTIEYGKSIARLMTRLGGEKPILQRLIDFEKGRRSTWERINRSTVKPTLRDVTPGDISMGLPYRIISDLIEGLERLDNIASGIYSSNTLLYAPEIKYYSVKTVVDSNMETVVDNLFVAGDGAGLSRGINVAAATGILAARGIINKLGLS; via the coding sequence ATGATGTATGATGTAGTAATAATTGGTGGCGGACCAGCAGGTTTATTTGCTGCATACGAATTAGCAAACGCTTTACAAGGAAAATCTGATTATAAAATATTACTCGTTGATAAAGGAGTCAGAGCCTCTAAAAGATCTTGTCCGCTATTAACTCCTAAAGAAAAGTGTACTTTTTGCAACCCTTGCCATATAAATTACGGTATTGGTGGCGCAGGAACATTTAGCAGTGGTATAATAAATCTAAGGCCAGATATAGGAGGAGATTTACACGAACTTATGCGTAGCTGGGACGCTGCACAGCAGCTAATAAATTACGTAGATGAAATCTTTGTAAAATTTGGAGCCCCAAAAGATAGGCTATTTAAACCAGACCCAGAGAAGACAAAGGAAATTCAAAAGAAAGCTGCAAAAGTCGGTGCAGAATTTGTACCAATAGTTCAAAGACATATAGGAACCGATAAAAGCCCACAAGTGATAGAAAATTTAACTAACTATATTGAGCAAAATGGAATAAAAATTTCTGAATTAACAGACGTCTATCAGATAGAAAAAACCGGAAACTCGTTTAACCTAAAAACTAGTAAAGGCGAAATAGAGTCAAAGATAGTCCTAGTAGCACCAGGTAGAGCTGGAGCAAAATGGTTTTATGAGCAAACTAAGAGATTAGGTGTTGACACTGTTCCAGGTCCATTAGATATAGGTGTAAGAGTTGAAGTAGAGTCTTTCGTTATGGACGAACTAACATCCGCGGTATGGGATCCAAAAATTATTATGTACTCTAAAAAGTATGATGATAAAGTTAGAACGTTCTGCGTTAATCCAAGAGGTTTTATAATGAAAGAAGTCTATGATGACGGAACCATAGGGGTAAATGGAGAAACGTATGTTGATAGAAAGAGTAATAATACCAATTTTGCGTTCCTCGCTACAATAAAACTTTCTGATCCCTTAGAAGATACAATAGAATATGGTAAAAGCATTGCTAGACTTATGACAAGACTTGGAGGAGAAAAACCAATACTTCAACGCCTTATAGATTTTGAGAAAGGTAGAAGAAGCACTTGGGAGAGAATAAATAGATCTACTGTTAAGCCTACTCTTAGAGACGTTACTCCAGGAGATATAAGCATGGGACTTCCGTATAGAATAATTTCAGACCTAATAGAAGGGTTAGAAAGATTAGATAATATAGCCTCTGGTATATACTCTTCAAATACTTTACTTTATGCACCGGAAATCAAGTATTATAGTGTGAAGACAGTAGTAGATAGCAACATGGAGACCGTAGTAGATAATTTATTTGTAGCCGGTGATGGAGCAGGGTTATCAAGAGGAATAAATGTAGCCGCTGCTACCGGAATACTGGCGGCAAGAGGAATTATAAATAAACTGGGTTTAAGCTAA
- a CDS encoding AsnC family transcriptional regulator, with protein MQLDEVDKNLLMELEYHFPYSPTPFYEISRRLGISEDKTIDRIKKLVDEEIIKRIGMYINFRAKGMDGALVAAQIPLENLEKYRRIALGIRELTHNFIRNHPKYNVWFVIKAENREKLDSNIKNLMEEVNAKDYIILYSKKSLKLSVKYDIIRGISWSENNETTLPEKIPTAEELGISKELLKALSVPLPITKRPFKEIAEKFNMTEDQLIDLIKELKDKHVVKDYGATLNGEKVGIKENAMLLIDTEDIEKACENIALHINEATHVVLRESNKPWDYLCYCMLHGKDKQVIFDAVKKVIGETDARSYMLLFSLENLKPGIVM; from the coding sequence ATGCAGTTAGATGAAGTTGATAAAAACCTACTCATGGAATTAGAGTATCATTTCCCTTATTCCCCTACTCCATTCTATGAGATTTCTAGAAGACTAGGTATTTCAGAAGACAAAACAATAGATAGGATAAAAAAGCTTGTTGATGAAGAGATAATAAAAAGAATTGGTATGTACATAAACTTTAGAGCTAAAGGTATGGATGGCGCATTAGTTGCAGCACAAATTCCTTTAGAAAACCTCGAAAAGTATAGAAGAATCGCTTTGGGAATTAGAGAATTAACTCATAATTTCATAAGAAATCATCCAAAATACAATGTGTGGTTTGTTATAAAAGCTGAGAATAGAGAAAAACTAGATTCTAACATAAAGAACTTAATGGAAGAAGTTAATGCAAAAGATTACATAATACTATATTCCAAAAAATCACTAAAATTAAGTGTAAAATATGATATAATTAGGGGAATTTCATGGAGTGAAAATAATGAAACTACATTACCAGAAAAAATACCAACGGCTGAAGAATTAGGTATTAGTAAAGAATTACTAAAAGCATTATCTGTTCCATTACCTATAACTAAACGTCCATTTAAGGAAATAGCAGAAAAATTCAATATGACAGAAGATCAATTAATAGACCTAATTAAAGAACTAAAAGATAAGCATGTAGTAAAAGATTATGGAGCTACTTTAAATGGCGAAAAAGTAGGAATTAAAGAAAATGCAATGCTTTTAATTGATACCGAAGATATAGAGAAAGCTTGTGAAAATATTGCACTTCATATAAATGAAGCTACACATGTAGTCTTAAGAGAGAGCAATAAGCCATGGGATTATTTATGTTATTGTATGCTACATGGCAAGGATAAACAAGTTATTTTTGATGCTGTAAAGAAAGTTATAGGCGAAACTGATGCAAGGAGCTATATGTTATTATTTAGTTTGGAAAACTTAAAACCTGGTATTGTTATGTAA
- a CDS encoding prephenate dehydratase: MYYLGPKGSFSHEAALKISNAIYVEAQSISEIFYKVSSEGKLGIVPIENSLEGPVNETLDNLFKFDDIFVNKIVELRINLVLASKEDINIKHIKNIYTHLYAYKEAQNSLFKLGVSNNIIPVESTSKAALLALSDPNSAALCSEFAARLYGLKILAYGVQDYDNNITKFALISKNVSFRGERSTILFTVPDLPGSLYKVLEKFYMFNKNLKMIYSRPVRSIPWNYYFYVEYEGSYEEKLLNELKKVTTSLKFKGSYNIT; this comes from the coding sequence ATTTATTATCTAGGTCCTAAAGGGAGTTTTTCGCATGAAGCAGCTTTAAAGATTAGCAATGCTATCTATGTAGAAGCGCAATCGATATCAGAAATATTTTATAAAGTGAGTTCTGAAGGCAAGCTGGGTATAGTTCCTATAGAAAATAGTTTGGAAGGTCCTGTCAACGAGACTTTAGATAATTTATTTAAGTTTGATGATATATTTGTCAATAAAATTGTGGAATTAAGGATTAATTTGGTTTTAGCATCTAAGGAAGATATTAATATAAAACATATAAAGAATATTTATACGCATTTATATGCATATAAGGAAGCGCAAAATTCATTGTTTAAACTGGGTGTTAGTAATAATATAATACCAGTAGAAAGTACTTCTAAGGCAGCCCTATTAGCTTTGTCTGATCCAAATTCTGCAGCCTTATGTTCAGAGTTTGCTGCTAGACTTTATGGATTGAAAATTTTAGCCTATGGAGTTCAAGATTATGATAATAATATTACTAAATTCGCCTTAATTTCCAAAAATGTTAGCTTTAGAGGAGAAAGATCCACGATTTTATTTACTGTTCCAGATTTACCGGGGAGTTTATATAAAGTTCTAGAAAAATTTTATATGTTTAATAAAAATTTAAAAATGATATATTCTAGGCCCGTAAGAAGCATACCTTGGAATTATTACTTTTATGTGGAGTACGAAGGATCTTATGAGGAGAAATTATTAAATGAACTCAAAAAAGTAACTACTTCACTTAAATTTAAAGGAAGTTATAACATTACATAA
- the ilvA gene encoding threonine ammonia-lyase, producing MTYIKYFDEIVKIRERISPYIHETPLDYSTTFSRMANSNVYLKLENLQKTGSFKVRGAFSKLLTLSDEEKKRGVIAVSAGNHAQGVAYASKVLGIKSVIVMPETAPISKYLSTKSYGAEVILYGSYLHESMSKAEEIIKERNLVLVHPYDDINVILGQGTLGLEILSQISPDVVVVPVGGGGLISGISIALKAKNRNIKIIGVQSSASPSLKISKDLGRLTEIEPSYSIADGILVKTPSKLTFDIISELVDDIVLVDDDEIACAMSLLLERAKTLVEGAGAASLAAILSSKIKLNPSQKVVSILSGGNVDLSLLSHIIEKNLYKIKRIVKVKVIVPDKPGYLNKVLSYVAKIRGNIIDVVHDRISSDVKPGYTKIYVMFEISSTEAISELILDLAKEGIDAKIID from the coding sequence ATGACATATATAAAATATTTTGATGAAATAGTAAAAATTAGGGAAAGGATATCTCCATATATTCATGAGACTCCATTAGATTATTCTACTACGTTCTCAAGAATGGCAAATTCAAATGTTTATTTAAAGCTCGAAAATTTACAAAAAACTGGCTCATTTAAAGTTAGAGGAGCTTTCTCTAAGCTTCTCACATTATCGGATGAAGAAAAGAAAAGAGGAGTAATTGCAGTTTCTGCAGGAAATCATGCACAAGGTGTTGCTTATGCCTCTAAAGTTTTAGGAATTAAATCAGTAATAGTAATGCCAGAAACTGCGCCTATTTCAAAGTATTTATCTACTAAAAGTTATGGTGCAGAAGTTATACTTTATGGTTCATATTTACATGAAAGTATGAGCAAAGCTGAAGAAATAATAAAAGAGCGTAACTTAGTATTAGTTCATCCCTATGACGATATTAATGTTATTTTAGGTCAAGGCACTTTAGGACTAGAAATTCTATCGCAGATATCTCCAGACGTAGTAGTCGTTCCAGTAGGTGGAGGAGGTCTAATTTCTGGAATATCTATAGCATTAAAAGCTAAAAATAGAAACATAAAAATAATAGGTGTTCAATCTTCAGCTTCTCCTTCTTTAAAAATTTCAAAAGATCTAGGTAGGTTAACTGAGATAGAGCCTTCATATTCTATAGCTGACGGAATATTAGTAAAAACCCCATCTAAACTTACTTTTGATATAATAAGTGAACTAGTAGATGATATCGTGTTAGTTGATGATGATGAAATAGCTTGTGCAATGTCCTTGTTATTAGAGAGAGCAAAAACACTTGTAGAAGGAGCCGGGGCCGCTTCTTTAGCAGCTATACTTTCATCTAAAATAAAGCTTAATCCTTCTCAAAAAGTAGTTAGTATATTAAGCGGAGGGAACGTTGATCTCTCGTTATTATCTCATATTATAGAGAAAAATCTATATAAAATAAAACGTATAGTGAAAGTAAAGGTAATAGTTCCAGATAAACCAGGATATTTAAATAAAGTCTTGAGTTATGTTGCAAAAATTAGAGGAAATATTATAGATGTAGTTCACGATAGAATAAGTAGTGATGTAAAACCAGGATATACTAAAATATATGTAATGTTTGAAATTTCATCAACAGAAGCAATAAGTGAATTAATTCTTGATCTAGCTAAGGAAGGCATAGATGCAAAGATTATAGATTAA
- a CDS encoding HIT family protein, translating to MDFLWAPWRSKYVSDSSKSKREEKCIFCEFPEQNDDERNLIVYRSKYAYIILNRFPYNPGHVMIVPYRHISSVELLEDSEAQDIFRLIKITLAAIRKVYSPDGFNIGINIGRTAGAGIEAHVHVHIVPRWNGDANFMPVLSNTKVLPEGLETTYVKLKKAIEDIINNEDSLDH from the coding sequence ATGGATTTTCTATGGGCTCCTTGGAGATCTAAATATGTATCAGACTCATCCAAGAGTAAAAGAGAAGAAAAATGCATATTTTGTGAGTTTCCCGAGCAAAATGATGATGAAAGAAATTTAATAGTGTACAGAAGTAAGTACGCTTACATTATTCTTAATAGATTTCCGTATAATCCAGGCCATGTCATGATTGTTCCATATAGGCATATTTCATCTGTTGAGCTATTGGAAGATAGTGAGGCCCAAGATATTTTTAGGTTAATTAAAATTACATTAGCAGCGATTCGGAAGGTTTATTCTCCCGATGGCTTTAACATAGGTATAAATATTGGTAGAACGGCAGGGGCTGGTATAGAAGCTCATGTACACGTGCATATTGTACCTAGATGGAATGGCGATGCTAATTTCATGCCAGTACTATCAAATACAAAAGTATTACCAGAGGGCTTAGAAACCACTTATGTAAAATTAAAAAAGGCAATTGAAGACATTATTAACAATGAAGATTCTCTCGATCACTGA
- the radA gene encoding DNA repair and recombination protein RadA has translation MADQVQEKKKPKSIEDLSGVGQAVLNKLIDAGYSSLEAIAVASPQDLSVAAGIPLTTAQRIIKEARDALDIRFKTALEVKKERMNVRKITTSSQALDGLLGGGIETRTMTEFFGEFGSGKTQICHQISVNVQLPPEKGGLSGKAVYIDTEGTFRWERIEAMAKAAGLDPDTAMDNIYYMRAINSDHQIAIGDDLQEFIAKNPSVKVVIVDSVTSHFRAEYTGRENLAARQQKLNKHLHQLTRLAEIYDLAVIITNQVMARPDMFYGDPTVAVGGHTLYHVPGIRVQLKKSRGNKRIARIVDAPHLPEGEVVFAITEEGIRDAEE, from the coding sequence TTGGCTGATCAAGTCCAAGAGAAGAAAAAACCTAAAAGCATTGAGGATCTTAGCGGAGTGGGCCAAGCTGTATTAAATAAATTAATAGACGCTGGGTATTCAAGTCTTGAAGCAATAGCAGTAGCGTCTCCACAAGACCTTAGCGTTGCAGCAGGAATTCCGTTAACTACAGCACAACGTATTATAAAGGAAGCTAGAGATGCATTAGATATTAGGTTCAAGACTGCTTTAGAAGTCAAAAAAGAAAGAATGAATGTTAGAAAGATAACTACTAGTAGCCAAGCTTTAGACGGATTATTAGGTGGTGGAATAGAAACTAGGACAATGACAGAATTCTTTGGAGAATTTGGATCTGGAAAGACGCAAATATGCCATCAAATTTCTGTAAATGTACAATTGCCACCTGAGAAAGGCGGGCTGTCTGGTAAAGCAGTTTATATTGACACCGAAGGTACCTTTAGATGGGAAAGAATAGAAGCTATGGCAAAGGCTGCAGGATTAGATCCCGATACTGCAATGGATAATATATACTATATGAGAGCTATAAACTCTGATCATCAAATAGCGATAGGAGACGATTTACAAGAATTTATAGCTAAAAATCCATCAGTAAAAGTAGTTATAGTAGATTCAGTAACTTCACATTTTAGGGCAGAATACACTGGTAGAGAGAATTTAGCCGCAAGGCAGCAGAAATTAAACAAGCATCTTCATCAGTTAACTAGATTAGCAGAAATATATGATCTGGCAGTTATTATTACCAATCAAGTAATGGCAAGGCCGGACATGTTTTACGGAGATCCTACTGTGGCAGTAGGAGGTCACACGCTTTATCACGTTCCAGGAATAAGAGTCCAATTAAAGAAGAGCAGAGGAAACAAAAGGATAGCAAGAATAGTAGATGCACCGCATTTACCAGAAGGAGAGGTAGTGTTTGCAATAACAGAAGAAGGAATTAGGGACGCCGAAGAATAA
- a CDS encoding RsmB/NOP family class I SAM-dependent RNA methyltransferase: protein MSTIENYIKKYDKVFEISPSLKAIELSRKYGFLDYMVERYLHIFRHEAEDFLYSCNFPLKKSIRCNTLKIDCNELESRIEQKGFKLEKVSWLKHGYIVKKAPPKPSLGATLEYLQGYYYIQGLASMVPAYVLNPSSSDTVLDMAAAPGGKTTQLSQIMNNEGLIVAVEKSRLRVTSLLSNISRLGVRNVLLLRSDVRTLEKTTLSFDKILLDAPCSGEGLIPEDQSRKTKTSLDELKRFSFTQLQLIYTAYKLLKKGGELVYSTCSIAPEEDEMIVNFAIEELGMKAIKISGYPAENGIVEYNGVSFNEEVSNCIRFYPHKNGTEGFFICHLKKC, encoded by the coding sequence ATGTCTACTATTGAAAACTATATAAAAAAGTATGATAAAGTCTTTGAAATTTCTCCTTCGTTAAAAGCTATAGAATTATCACGTAAGTACGGATTTTTAGATTATATGGTAGAAAGATATTTGCATATATTTAGACACGAAGCAGAAGATTTTCTATATTCGTGTAATTTTCCATTGAAAAAAAGTATAAGATGTAATACATTAAAGATAGATTGTAATGAATTAGAGTCCAGAATTGAACAGAAAGGTTTCAAATTAGAAAAGGTAAGTTGGTTAAAACATGGTTATATAGTAAAGAAAGCGCCTCCTAAACCTTCCTTAGGGGCCACATTAGAATATTTACAAGGCTATTATTATATTCAAGGTTTAGCTTCTATGGTTCCAGCATATGTTCTCAATCCTTCATCTTCAGATACTGTGCTAGATATGGCAGCAGCTCCAGGAGGTAAAACTACGCAGTTATCTCAAATAATGAATAATGAAGGTTTAATTGTAGCTGTAGAGAAATCGAGATTAAGAGTAACATCCCTATTATCAAATATTAGCAGGCTTGGCGTCCGTAACGTTTTATTATTAAGATCAGACGTGAGGACTTTAGAAAAAACTACTCTCTCATTTGATAAGATACTTTTAGACGCTCCGTGTTCTGGAGAAGGATTAATACCCGAAGATCAATCTAGAAAAACAAAAACTTCACTTGATGAACTAAAACGCTTTAGTTTTACTCAGTTACAATTAATTTATACTGCATACAAATTACTTAAAAAAGGAGGAGAACTTGTTTACTCGACGTGTAGTATAGCTCCAGAGGAAGATGAGATGATAGTTAATTTTGCTATTGAAGAGCTAGGAATGAAGGCTATAAAAATCTCTGGATATCCTGCAGAAAATGGTATTGTAGAATATAATGGAGTTTCGTTTAATGAGGAAGTGTCGAATTGTATCAGATTTTATCCCCATAAGAATGGGACAGAGGGATTTTTTATATGTCATCTCAAAAAATGCTAG
- the cyaB gene encoding class IV adenylate cyclase yields the protein MADIIEREVKLKLESPTLTELYDKLLNDGIQLIKKETEEDIYFNSEFRDFRKTDEALRIRKTDSGIEFTYKGPKIGKISKSREEITVNVNNADNLIKILEKLGFKPVYTVVKNRIFLKDGEFIICLDSVKDLGEFIEIEIPNSTEEKLIEYVNLFLKKYKIKATQIKKSYLELLVNKNEENNSNSN from the coding sequence ATGGCTGATATAATAGAAAGGGAAGTAAAATTAAAGCTTGAATCCCCTACATTAACAGAACTTTATGATAAATTATTAAATGATGGAATACAATTAATAAAGAAAGAAACAGAAGAAGATATTTATTTTAATAGTGAATTTAGAGATTTCAGGAAAACAGATGAAGCATTAAGAATAAGAAAGACAGATAGTGGAATAGAATTTACATATAAAGGTCCTAAAATAGGAAAAATAAGTAAGTCTAGAGAAGAAATAACAGTAAATGTAAATAATGCGGATAATCTTATTAAAATTTTAGAAAAACTTGGATTTAAACCTGTATACACAGTTGTTAAAAATAGAATCTTTCTAAAAGATGGAGAATTTATAATTTGTCTAGATAGCGTGAAAGATCTTGGAGAATTTATAGAAATAGAAATACCGAATTCAACTGAAGAAAAACTTATCGAATATGTAAATTTATTTCTTAAAAAATATAAAATAAAAGCAACACAGATTAAAAAGTCATACTTAGAATTGTTGGTGAATAAAAACGAGGAAAACAATAGCAATTCTAACTGA